In Corylus avellana chromosome ca8, CavTom2PMs-1.0, the genomic stretch TCAAAGTATTGTCCTTGCTCAGCAAGACGTGTCTTTTGAGTCAATGTAGGCctgaaattttctctaaaaagaaaattttatgattTGTTAAAAGAGTAATcttacaaacaaaaattgaaacaatccTATCCTTGGCAAAGAACAAAATTGAGAATAACTCCTATAGGAAACTTAGCACAAACTAAGTTTTTTATGCTTtccaataaaatgatgacaaATCACCACGGAACACCAAACATAATAAACTTAAAAAGGCCATATTTTTCTTTAActcattgtaaaaaaaaaaaaaaaaaaaaaacaatatttatctGTAAATTATCTAATTTGAACttaatttctcattttaaaaataaataaataaattaaagaaagacaTTGCAACTTGGGGCTGACCCGGTTAAATCCATGGTCATGCAAAAACATCATGGAGAAAGACTAATATcccataaaaacaaaaaggaaaggaagaggCCAGAACTTGTCTTCTTACACAGGAAAAAGATCGAAGAGGAAAGAAAGGAAGCAAGCTGGACACTTTCGTTTCCCTTTGTGATATGAACACATGGACCAATTAGTTGTTGATGCGTTCAAATTGGATCACCAATTTCCATGTTCAACGATCGATGGGCATAAATAACGTATTTGGATCACTCTTTTCCATGTCCTTTGCCATTTTCCACTTCTCACCAACTCTCGATCCCTTAGGTCATGGCTGCCACTGCCTCCCTCTCTTCATGCACTTATGAtgtttttttgagttttagaggCAAAAACACGCACAAGAATTTCGCTTACTACCTCTATTTCGCTCTTGAAAAAGCCGAAATCATGACCTTTAGAGATGACAACGAACTCCAAAAAGGAGAAGATATTTCATCCCAATTGTTGGCGGCCATCGAAGGGTCTAAAATTTCTATCATCATCTTTTCCGAGGACTACACGGATTCTAGCTGGTGCCTCGATGAACTTGTAAAGATCATGGAGTGCCAAAGAACGGTGAAGCAGCACATTCTACCTATCTTCTACGATGTTGAACCGGCGAATGTGCGCCACCAGAAGGGTACTAGTTTTGAGCAAGCATTTTCGAAACACAAAAACCGTTACTTGTCAGACAAGGTAATCAGCTGGAAGATAGCTCTGAAGGAGGTTGCTAATTTGTCAGGGTGGGTTCTAAAATCCACAGACGGGTAAGTGCTCACTAGCCAATCATTTTTAGACCTTTCACTTTACTCCGTTAGATTTCAAATTTGGCGGACAAAAACAATATTGATTAATCAAGTTGAATTAATCTCGATGAACGTACGACGATCTTGCATGGGCTATTGAAGCGTGAGGAGAagagtttttgaataatatattaatgtGTCTCTTTCAGGGatttaattgaaacaagaaaaaagtataGGGAATAATAAAATTCTTGATGACCGTACATAACTTGGAGGGTATAACAGAGaaattttgtaataatattACTCCACGCCATTCatgaaaaaaagggaaattttggCAGCTAACTAAGTTGATACTCACAAATGATTTCATACATTCATGTTTATATGCAACATAATTTTATAGTATCTTAAGTTTAGTTTCTTTAAATTTGGACCAAGAAGCATTAATTTTAAGACTATTGTGTTGGggataatttaaaaattatactcAAGTATTTTTATCTGGATTATTAAATGCATAGTACCAGTTGTTGAGGGGgcataattttcaaatattaaattatgaATTTGATGAGAATTGTTTTGTCTTTGAGAAAATTAGAATGGTTAACTTTAGTAATTTGATAAGATTGAATTACTCTAAATTAACGGATTTAATTAAGATTATATTTCAtttgtaagctctataaataaatagacttttgtattgtaaattcATTAAGTGaataagagcctgtttgaaattacgtttaaaaaatagagtttttaagtcgaaaaaaacttttaggcaaaaattttattttaaaacttttacaaaaagtacttttttgctatttttaagtttttgaacccttaaaaatgcttttaatttttttttaccaaacgaatattttttgtaaattttttatagtttggaGAGGAGATTGTAATTCAgaaaatattgcaaatttaGGTATTAgtttgacattttcttttcttgcttttaaaagttttatttttttatttttttggtgacCAAACAAAGTGTAATATCTCAGAAACACTTGAATAGTATAAGTTAAGAATCCAAAGCCAAATATTTTGTGTAAAATCCCCttgaaatcataataattacCTATCAAGGGATTAGTTAGAGTTGAAGTGAAGGATCAAGAATCTCTAgaatttttagagttttttttatgagaaatgctataatgcaataaaatgattatttttggcccataaagtGTTAGGTGACAAGAGATTATTGGTTCCATCTGTAATTGTTGTGGCCCCACCCACTGATAAGCCTATGACCGCTTACCACCTAGGACTtttatgagccaaaaataattattttattgcactatagcatatctctttttttattaagtagatttctttaaatatcaacaattggtttgaaattcaatgattgaattttattataTCAACGCAGGAGTTATCACTTTTACAACTTAATAATTACTAACTGagtaattattatatttatttgatatgataaaatttaaaccattaattttaaaccaacagttcaaatttgaaagaaaaaaaaaatcttgaaatacTTGagtaaatatttttacaatatttGTTAATATGAGGATCACTTCCCAAGAGCTGCAGattaaaatttagagaatttattatttagtattaaaactagaaaaaatgaGTATCACTCCACTTaatcctctcaaactatcactctaatgataatttacccgtcaaactatcaattgagacaatttacctccaaaactaccaaaataatgataatatacccccaaatttaaaaaaattacaaaattatccctattaaaataaaaacaaaattactaaatttttatttttttcaaatttttaaaggtatttttgtcttattgaaaattttataagaataatttcatcattttgttaacattgggaggtacattgtcattgttttggtagtttagagagtaaattatcgtaattgatagttaaagaaataaattatcattaaaataatagtttaagggagttaagtagactttactttaaaaattatccATTATAAAACTTTTGTCGCTCTTCGTCTATGGTCTCGCAACAGCGATTGTCAAGATGATGAAAGGGCAAAAAAGTCATTCCAATGAGCTAAACAAAAAACACGTGTCCCTTGTATCTTTACAAAAATGTCCATTAAGATCATCTAACTACCTCGAGTCCTTGACACACTGCATCAATCACCAGATATGCTTCTTCTGCATATTTCTCTTGGAGTCCTTTCACCCACTGCATCGTTAgatctgcttcttcttcttcctcaggAAATGGGTGCGACTGCTAAGtctcttgctttcttcttcaatcatttgCTTATCGATCCTCATTGTTGTCGTGTAAGGGTTTCTTTCCGTCCTctaaattttcattattattgtcGTTGTTTTAGTTCAACTTCTGCTAAAACTACCAATAGTGCTAGACGTAATGTGGAAAGCCCCAATCAGTTCTTGAATTCTGTCAAAGATCGATGCAGATCTCGAAGCTTTAGGAATCTTGATGATGCCTTAGGCGTGTTTGATAGAATGCTTCACATGCACCCTTTTCCTTCCATTGTCAATTTTAATCAATTGCTGGGCGCAATTGCAAGAATGAAGCATCACTCAActgttattactcttattaaagAAATGGAACTGACTGGAATTGCTCCCAATGTTTATATTCTGggtgttttgattaattgtttttgtCATCTGAACCGGGTGGATTTTGGCTTCTCTATTTTAGCAAGAATTTTGAAACTTGGTTTTCAACTGAACTGTGTAATTCTTAGCACTCTTGTCAAGGGCTTTGTCTTCGGGGTAAAATTGTTGAAGCTGTGAAGTTGGTTAACAAAATGGAGCATATAGGCTACAAACCTAATACAGTTACCTATGGAACGATTATGAAGCTATTGGGTTTCTTAGGAAGATGCAAGAAGGAAATCTTGAAATTGATGTAGTGCAGTAGAGTATAATCATTGATAGTTTATGGAAGGATAGATTGGTAACCGAGGCTTTGACATTTTTCTCTGAAATGGTGAGTAAAGGAATTCAGCCAGACATTTTCACTTACAGTTCTCTAATTCAAGGCCTATGCAATTTCGGTTGGTGGAATGAGGCAATTAAACTATGGAATGAGATGGTGTAAAGGAAAATCATGCCTAATGTGCATACATTCAGCATATTGGTGGACATACTTGGCAAAGAAGGGAAGTTGACAGAGGctgaagaaatttttgatgtgaTGATTCAGAGAGGCATAGAGGCATAGAGCCTAATGTAGTCACGTACAATTCTTTGATTGATGGTTATTgtttgcaaaataaaatggATGAAGTTGTCAAAGCATTTAATACGATGGTTCGAAACGGTTGTTTGCCTTCTGTTGTTAGCTATAACATATTGATCAATGGATATTGTAAGAATAGAAAAATTGATGAGGCAATAAGTCTATTTCGTGAAATGTCCACAAAAGGACTTTTTCCCAATGTTGTCACTTATAGCACTCTAATTGGAGGGTTTTGCCGAGTTGGGAGACCTAAAATTGCATTAAAGCTACTCCACGAGATGCAAGGTTGTGGCCAACCTCCGAATATCCGAACTTGTGCTATTTTGTTAGATCGCCTATGTAAGAATCTACACTTTACTGAGGCAATGGCATTGTTTAAGGAGATGGAAGACAAAAAGTTAGACCTTGATATTGTGATTTACAGCATCTTAattgatggtatgtgtaatGCTGGGAGACTTATGACTGCAAGTGAATTATTTAATGCTCTTCCTACCAAAGGTTTTCAACCTGATGTTTGCACTTACACTATAATGATCAAAGGGCTTTGCAAAGAGGGACTACTAAATGAAGCGAGGGAGTTGcttgagaaaatggaagagcaCGGTTGTTCACCTAACCATTTCACATATAACACAATCATCCAAGGCTTCTTGCAACATAATGAGACATCTTGGGCAGTGAAATATCTCAAGATGATGGTTGACAAGGGTTTATCGACAAATGCAACCACTGCAGCCATTTTGATCGACTTGATAACTACTAATCGAGCTGATAAAAGtttacaagatttttttttgaaagcttTATAGTTCTTCAACGTGTAGGACAAATTTTATATTCTAACCTTTTCAGAGTCATATGTGAGAAATAAATGCATATTTGTTGCAAGTCATTAAGGTGATATTTCTTTCCATGTCTTTTGGACTATTGTTGTGTATTTCTATTCCTATTTTGTTAtacttttttacaaaaatatttagACTTGTGTTGTAatcaaaaaaaactttcttaaagatttattcaattattttgttgatgCAGAATTATTGCAGAATATTGTTCATTTGGGGTATGAATTTTTTATGGTTGTATCCTTATTGGCCCAACGAGTTGTTTCTATTAATATTTGGGTACTATTGTTGAAATTGATTATTGTTGTCATGTCATGGTGAACATGGTGCTATTATGGTCACATCCAAGTAGAATAGTTACAATTATTTTCCTCTGCCCTACCTTATTcgaatagaaaaaatttaaaaattttttttttaaaaaaaaaaaaaaaaagtcacaacaGTGATCTTCGTTTCAAATAACTCGAGTCATCATGACGCCCTACTTGGtgaaggccttggtcttggGGTTTGCTTTCTttaaggtccaaggttcaacacttcataggtgcaaacaattccttggggccACATCCCCTGTTGAAAAGCtagcgatttaaccagttccgtgtaGAAAAACTTTCGAGGATCCGGTGCACGGGACTGGGGTTTACTTTGCGGGGGTGGGTCTAAAGGGTCCTGCCTTGGAAAGGTTCCCtgacatccaaaaaaaaaaaaaaaaatccatcaatTATTTTCTTAGGTTTTAAATAATCACAGCAATAATTCTAGAAAAATAGTGTTCTTTTATAACTTAAGATTGATCCATTAATTGGTATAGGTCTTTGccttttatttcaaaattcatGAACTATTTGTTTTTGAACATTCTTTGAGACACTTAACCCAATATATAGTTTGGACATTTCCTTTAAGCAACACGTACTCGAACCAGTTGATCTTTTTTCTAGACAAGTTACAACCTTTAGGATAAGGATGTCCCCAAAAAATAAGGAGCAATatgcatgaaaaaaataaaataaaataaaataaaataaaattatagccACTAAAGGTCAAGCAATTCTCATGAGCTGGCACATAAGGAGAAACAAACATGATTGCTAGGTCATTCTCAAGGGTTAGGGCTGCACATATTGTTTCGAATTGTCACTAGAAAATGacatttgcttttttatttataagccTTTGAAATAAGTTAAAGATAGTGGATTTGAGCCTATGGGTGAGTGATGGAAGTGTTTCCAACAAAAGATTAACCACATCTGTGTCactttgtgaaaaaaaataaaaaaataaaaaaaattattcttagaAGTTATCTTCCATAAATCATATTCCAATTATTTCTACTTGTATCAATATTGGAATGCACTGAAATTGCACGAAGGATGatatacatgattttttttttttttgtaaattattttttatgacgaTGAACTCTTTAAGGTAAGGTCACTTCGTGTACCCACCCCTATCAGTTAACCCTGGAATCCGTGTAAAACACCCCCTCTACACAGATCAAATAATACTCTCAACTTCGCCAGCAAGGTAgccccaaaaaattatttggacCCAAGGAAATTTGAATATGAGACCTCATGGGACTACCACAAATACCAATGCCTTTGCCTTTTGGGCAACCCCTTGGgattttgtaaattatttttaaaagttattagCTCACTAAAAGGCAAAGGTATGTGCATACTATTAatgcaaagaagaagaaaaaaaaggcatcTAAGGTTAGATGCATGTGACCCCTCATGCGGTAATACCTGATCTCAAATTGATGACTCGATCGgtttaaaaaattagggaaaacttcataaaacccccctgaagtttcagccgatttgaaaaaccccccctgaatttccaaagcTCTCACTtagaccccctgaactttgattttctctcattttgaacccctttaacattaaactacgtcgttttagatgttttatacccattttaccatTCCCCAAAACtgcgtcgttttgtgtcctaaaattacaacACATACCCAGtccaaaatgatgtcgttttaagcataatttt encodes the following:
- the LOC132189528 gene encoding disease resistance protein RPV1-like → MAATASLSSCTYDVFLSFRGKNTHKNFAYYLYFALEKAEIMTFRDDNELQKGEDISSQLLAAIEGSKISIIIFSEDYTDSSWCLDELVKIMECQRTVKQHILPIFYDVEPANVRHQKGTSFEQAFSKHKNRYLSDKVISWKIALKEVANLSGWVLKSTDGSTSAKTTNSARRNVESPNQFLNSVKDRCRSRSFRNLDDALGVFDRMLHMHPFPSIVNFNQLLGAIARMKHHSTVITLIKEMELTGIAPNVYILGVLINCFCHLNRVDFGFSILARILKLGFQLNCVILSTLVKGFVFGVKLLKL
- the LOC132189303 gene encoding pentatricopeptide repeat-containing protein At3g22470, mitochondrial-like, with amino-acid sequence MDEVVKAFNTMVRNGCLPSVVSYNILINGYCKNRKIDEAISLFREMSTKGLFPNVVTYSTLIGGFCRVGRPKIALKLLHEMQGCGQPPNIRTCAILLDRLCKNLHFTEAMALFKEMEDKKLDLDIVIYSILIDGMCNAGRLMTASELFNALPTKGFQPDVCTYTIMIKGLCKEGLLNEARELLEKMEEHGCSPNHFTYNTIIQGFLQHNETSWAVKYLKMMVDKGLSTNATTAAILIDLITTNRADKSLQDFFLKAL